From a region of the Candidatus Jettenia caeni genome:
- a CDS encoding histone deacetylase produces MTILMYDNIFLKHDTGHGHPENAKRLENTVKHLKATGLWDQLRVEKSRAASLEEIGLIHTENYIQAIKHIANTGGGQLDSDTIISAASYDAAVHAVGAPLAAIDFIMKGEEKNAFCLIRPPGHHATPARGMGFCLFNNVAVAAKYIQSKYKLERIFIIDWDVHHGNGTQDAFFNDPTILYFSMHRYPFYPGSGRKEESGWDKGEGFTINVPVPANIPSQRYIELFTDVIKQNADQFIPEFIIISAGFDTYKKDPIGGLNLDREDFRILTEIVIRTAQKYCNGRLVSCLEGGYNFSDLPLCIEAHLKALLQG; encoded by the coding sequence ATGACAATACTCATGTATGACAATATCTTCTTAAAGCACGATACAGGACATGGGCATCCTGAGAATGCCAAAAGGCTTGAAAATACTGTAAAGCACCTTAAAGCAACCGGGCTTTGGGACCAATTAAGAGTAGAAAAATCTCGTGCTGCTTCTTTAGAAGAAATAGGTCTTATCCATACAGAAAATTATATTCAAGCTATTAAACACATTGCAAATACTGGCGGTGGCCAATTGGATAGTGATACTATAATTTCCGCAGCATCGTATGATGCTGCTGTTCATGCTGTAGGAGCGCCATTAGCAGCTATAGATTTTATTATGAAAGGCGAAGAGAAAAACGCCTTTTGTCTTATACGTCCACCAGGACATCATGCCACACCTGCAAGGGGCATGGGCTTTTGCCTCTTTAATAATGTAGCTGTTGCTGCGAAATATATTCAATCCAAGTATAAATTAGAAAGGATCTTTATCATTGATTGGGATGTACATCACGGTAATGGTACCCAGGATGCATTTTTCAATGATCCAACGATTTTATATTTTTCTATGCACCGATATCCTTTTTACCCTGGTTCAGGGAGAAAAGAAGAAAGTGGCTGGGACAAGGGTGAAGGATTTACAATAAATGTGCCTGTTCCAGCGAATATACCATCTCAAAGGTATATTGAATTATTTACCGATGTTATAAAACAAAATGCAGATCAATTCATTCCTGAATTTATTATTATTTCAGCAGGATTTGATACCTATAAAAAAGATCCCATTGGGGGACTGAACCTCGATAGGGAAGATTTTAGGATATTAACAGAGATTGTTATAAGAACCGCACAAAAATATTGTAACGGTAGACTTGTATCATGCCTTGAGGGTGGTTATAATTTCTCGGATCTGCCTTTATGCATAGAAGCTCACCTCAAGGCACTGCTGCAGGGGTGA
- a CDS encoding 30S ribosomal protein S20, with the protein MPTTNSAKKRLKQNKKHNLRNKTHKSVLKTQVKKFLSLLKEGNTETAAAELRLTVKKLDKSVAKGILRKNTANRKKSKLTKKLNQIKAASQQKA; encoded by the coding sequence ATGCCTACAACCAATTCTGCCAAAAAAAGGCTTAAACAAAATAAAAAACATAATTTGAGAAATAAAACACATAAATCTGTTTTAAAAACTCAAGTAAAGAAATTTTTAAGTTTGCTAAAAGAAGGAAATACAGAAACAGCGGCAGCAGAGCTTCGATTAACAGTAAAAAAATTGGACAAAAGCGTTGCAAAAGGAATTTTGCGCAAAAATACTGCCAACAGAAAAAAATCAAAACTAACAAAAAAGCTTAACCAGATAAAAGCTGCTTCACAACAAAAAGCTTAA
- a CDS encoding peptide deformylase: MNIIVYPDPVLRQKAKPLTEINKEVYQKVEEMMELMCQANGVGLAAPQVGWSVRLFIIDVNDSRCEDKVFINPTIIEETGELSKEEGCLSLPGIMSKVIRAQRIKARAYNLKGQKIEIEAEGLAARAWQHEIDHLNGCLFIDKISPANHLSISQQLKEFERSYSDIKASV; encoded by the coding sequence ATGAATATCATTGTCTACCCCGACCCTGTGCTTCGGCAAAAAGCAAAGCCATTAACGGAAATTAATAAAGAGGTATATCAAAAAGTGGAAGAGATGATGGAGTTAATGTGCCAGGCTAATGGAGTTGGACTGGCTGCTCCACAGGTAGGATGGTCTGTCCGCCTTTTTATTATCGATGTAAATGATAGCAGGTGTGAGGATAAAGTATTTATCAATCCAACCATTATAGAAGAAACAGGGGAATTGAGTAAAGAAGAAGGTTGTTTAAGTTTACCGGGTATTATGAGTAAGGTTATTCGAGCTCAAAGAATTAAAGCACGAGCTTATAATCTTAAAGGACAAAAAATAGAAATAGAGGCAGAAGGGCTTGCTGCACGGGCCTGGCAGCATGAGATTGACCATCTTAATGGTTGCCTCTTCATTGATAAGATAAGTCCTGCAAATCATTTATCTATATCCCAACAATTAAAAGAGTTCGAGCGGTCCTATAGCGATATAAAAGCTTCTGTGTAA
- a CDS encoding methionyl-tRNA formyltransferase, giving the protein MPSPPPVKEAALKLGLKILQPVNINNEEVVKQLQYFSPDCIVVVAFGQFLSHSILRIPRYQCINIHASLLPKFRGAAPIHHAIICGEKITGVTAVVMTAKMDAGDIIVQKATPIFPDENAEELGKRLASMGAELLIEALNLIETGKVTYTEQDEIRVSFAPKLEKEDGLISWSQETEKIYNRIRGMTPSPGAYTYYYRKNSSQEKKRIIILKTQIHHGSEIKTSLSPGTFVEIASCGIHVATADGFLCITRLQPEGKRDMDVQEYARGHKIAVNDMFIS; this is encoded by the coding sequence ATGCCAAGCCCTCCACCAGTAAAGGAGGCAGCGCTTAAACTGGGATTAAAAATTTTACAACCTGTCAATATCAATAACGAAGAAGTTGTGAAACAACTTCAATATTTTTCACCAGACTGTATCGTTGTTGTTGCATTTGGACAATTTTTATCTCATTCAATCCTCCGGATTCCGAGATATCAATGTATTAATATCCATGCCTCTTTACTTCCTAAATTTCGTGGAGCAGCTCCCATTCATCATGCGATTATTTGCGGTGAGAAGATTACTGGTGTCACTGCTGTAGTTATGACAGCCAAGATGGATGCCGGTGATATTATTGTTCAAAAGGCAACACCAATATTTCCTGATGAAAATGCAGAAGAGCTTGGAAAAAGGCTTGCCTCTATGGGTGCAGAATTATTAATTGAAGCGCTCAATCTCATAGAAACAGGAAAAGTAACCTACACAGAACAAGATGAGATAAGAGTGAGTTTTGCCCCTAAATTGGAAAAAGAAGATGGGTTGATTTCCTGGTCGCAGGAAACAGAAAAAATTTACAATCGGATACGCGGCATGACTCCGTCACCGGGGGCTTATACCTATTATTATAGGAAAAATAGCTCTCAAGAAAAGAAAAGGATTATTATCTTAAAAACACAAATTCATCATGGATCAGAAATCAAAACATCCCTTAGCCCTGGTACATTCGTTGAGATTGCTTCATGTGGAATCCATGTAGCTACCGCGGATGGTTTTCTTTGTATTACACGATTACAACCTGAGGGTAAACGTGACATGGATGTGCAAGAGTATGCACGCGGCCATAAAATAGCAGTTAACGATATGTTTATATCATAA
- a CDS encoding anaerobic ribonucleoside-triphosphate reductase, with product MNTTIENIVKRDGRLVPFNEKKIADAIFRAALAVGGEDRALADELAVVVTMFLEKKYAGQTPGIEDIQDIVEKVLIETGHAKTAKAYILYRDKRARVRESLRVRKQSKKRADTTDVSLMVNTETKDETFPWDKRKIADALLKEADMSEEASGEIASAVEQRVFSSGLNRISTSLIRELVDNELFERGYNKKLEKQVVIGMPKYDLDELIMSKNKENSNIATNNPEAINLAIAENTLKQFALQEVFSKDVADAHLNGMVHIHDLGYPTRVYCSSHSLEYLKKYGLTLQNLDTESAPAKHARTLTGHLNTFLASMQAYYAGALGVGYVNIMYAPYLEGMSYKEMKQEAQHLIFSCSQSAFSRGGQTLFLDFNIHTGVPRYLRNIPAIGPGGKPTGKTYGEYEETARQFTLAMLDVWREGDCYGHVFAFPKCDFHINEDTFNDPKQYEILEYTCQIASENGVPYFIFDRDEITLSACCRLRTTIDDNYMIQHPESMRFCGFQNITINLPQASYRAGKGNWDAMYKEIDKAIEIAVKAHLQKKKFVKKLMQSQEMPLWEIGKKAKDGRPYVDLEASTYIVGILGLNECLQFMTGRELHEGDDMIRQGLRVVSHMYARVKEAGKKHNLKFSLEESPAESASRRLAKVDVRNYPEAADMVKGSIERDEFYYTNSVHLRPDAPVDMITRIFLQSKFHTMIESGAIIHAFVGEERPPASSIMNLVKKTFKNTQAAQVTISPEFTICNDCKKVTQKLTDICVHCGSRNVYGISRIVGYFSRINNWNKSKIGELADRHKGNYQVNDLLPKEREVLTESCVTKC from the coding sequence ATGAACACAACAATAGAGAACATCGTAAAACGTGATGGAAGATTAGTACCTTTTAATGAGAAAAAGATTGCTGATGCAATATTTAGGGCTGCATTGGCGGTGGGAGGCGAGGACCGTGCCTTAGCTGATGAACTGGCAGTTGTTGTTACTATGTTTTTGGAAAAGAAATATGCAGGGCAAACCCCCGGCATTGAAGATATACAGGATATTGTGGAGAAGGTGCTTATCGAGACGGGACATGCCAAGACAGCCAAGGCTTACATTCTCTATCGTGATAAAAGGGCGAGGGTACGCGAATCCCTTCGTGTGCGGAAACAAAGTAAGAAGCGGGCTGATACAACTGATGTCTCTCTGATGGTAAATACAGAAACAAAGGATGAAACATTTCCGTGGGATAAAAGAAAAATTGCAGATGCCCTGCTCAAGGAAGCTGATATGTCGGAAGAGGCATCAGGTGAAATTGCGAGTGCCGTAGAACAGAGAGTTTTTTCCTCAGGATTAAACCGTATTTCGACATCTCTTATACGAGAACTTGTGGATAATGAACTCTTTGAAAGAGGGTATAACAAGAAACTCGAAAAACAAGTCGTGATTGGTATGCCTAAGTACGATCTTGATGAATTAATTATGTCGAAAAATAAGGAAAACAGTAATATCGCAACGAATAATCCGGAGGCAATTAACCTTGCAATTGCTGAAAATACATTAAAACAATTTGCCCTGCAGGAGGTATTTTCAAAGGACGTTGCAGATGCTCACCTCAACGGGATGGTACATATTCACGATCTGGGTTATCCAACACGGGTGTATTGTTCCTCTCACTCTCTGGAATATTTGAAAAAATATGGGCTGACGCTTCAGAATTTAGATACCGAATCTGCACCTGCAAAGCATGCACGTACTTTGACCGGGCATTTGAATACGTTCCTGGCTTCTATGCAGGCTTACTACGCCGGTGCTCTCGGAGTAGGATATGTCAATATTATGTATGCCCCTTATCTGGAAGGGATGAGCTATAAAGAGATGAAGCAAGAGGCTCAGCACCTTATCTTCAGTTGTTCCCAAAGTGCTTTTTCCCGCGGAGGCCAGACTTTATTCCTGGATTTCAATATTCATACCGGTGTTCCAAGGTACTTAAGGAATATTCCTGCCATCGGGCCTGGTGGAAAACCTACCGGTAAAACGTATGGGGAGTATGAAGAAACAGCCAGACAATTTACTCTTGCTATGCTGGATGTATGGCGTGAAGGGGATTGCTACGGACATGTTTTTGCTTTTCCGAAGTGTGATTTTCATATTAATGAAGATACCTTTAATGATCCAAAGCAATACGAGATTTTGGAGTATACATGCCAGATTGCGAGCGAGAATGGTGTTCCGTACTTTATCTTTGACAGAGATGAGATCACACTCTCTGCTTGCTGCCGTCTACGCACTACTATTGATGATAACTATATGATCCAGCATCCAGAAAGCATGCGTTTTTGCGGATTTCAAAATATTACGATTAATCTTCCTCAAGCCTCTTATCGGGCCGGTAAAGGTAATTGGGATGCGATGTATAAAGAGATTGACAAAGCTATCGAGATTGCCGTAAAGGCACATTTGCAGAAAAAGAAGTTTGTCAAGAAGTTGATGCAGAGTCAGGAAATGCCCCTTTGGGAGATTGGTAAGAAAGCCAAGGATGGCCGCCCCTACGTGGATCTGGAAGCTTCGACATACATTGTGGGTATCTTAGGATTAAATGAATGCCTGCAATTTATGACAGGAAGGGAATTACACGAAGGTGATGACATGATCAGACAGGGACTGCGGGTGGTCTCTCATATGTATGCACGTGTTAAGGAAGCGGGAAAGAAACACAATTTAAAATTCTCTTTGGAGGAATCTCCGGCTGAAAGCGCCAGCAGAAGGCTCGCTAAGGTCGATGTAAGAAATTATCCGGAAGCGGCAGATATGGTAAAGGGAAGCATCGAAAGGGACGAGTTCTATTATACCAATAGCGTACATTTGCGTCCGGATGCCCCTGTGGATATGATAACCCGTATATTCCTGCAGAGTAAATTCCACACCATGATTGAATCAGGCGCTATTATCCATGCATTTGTTGGTGAAGAAAGACCACCAGCGTCGAGTATTATGAATCTTGTTAAAAAGACCTTTAAGAATACTCAGGCTGCCCAGGTTACAATTTCTCCTGAATTTACTATTTGCAATGATTGTAAAAAAGTTACCCAAAAGCTTACCGATATTTGTGTGCATTGCGGCTCCAGGAATGTATATGGTATTTCAAGAATTGTAGGCTATTTTAGCCGTATTAATAACTGGAATAAATCCAAGATCGGCGAACTGGCAGATAGGCACAAGGGTAACTATCAGGTTAATGATTTATTGCCTAAAGAAAGAGAAGTTTTGACAGAATCTTGCGTAACAAAATGCTAA
- a CDS encoding pyruvate-formate lyase-activating protein, with the protein MVVPIKGFIENSLIEWEGRIVSIIFLPTCNLRCHYCHAPHLVQTPDELESIPVDTIVDKIRQNLGWVDGIVITGGEPTSHKHLAALIKVLKETGIMVRLDTNGTNPLVLKDLIDRGLLDGVAMDIKAPLQKEKYEQISGVSCDIEDIKKSICIIMESGIEYEFRTTVCPSQLDGDDIEDIAKAIKGAERYILQSFKPNHCLDTRMLQIIPYPVEALRDFAASAGKYVDYCCVRGEEGKVVARNW; encoded by the coding sequence ATGGTTGTACCAATTAAAGGATTTATAGAAAATAGTCTCATTGAATGGGAAGGAAGAATTGTTTCAATAATTTTCTTACCAACCTGTAACCTGCGTTGCCATTATTGCCATGCCCCTCATTTGGTTCAAACACCAGATGAACTGGAATCCATTCCTGTTGATACTATCGTTGACAAAATACGACAAAACCTGGGATGGGTAGATGGCATTGTCATTACTGGTGGTGAGCCGACTTCACATAAGCATCTCGCTGCGCTTATTAAGGTATTAAAAGAAACAGGAATTATGGTTCGCCTGGATACGAATGGTACGAATCCCCTTGTACTTAAGGATTTAATCGACAGGGGCCTTCTGGATGGTGTAGCTATGGATATCAAGGCCCCTCTTCAAAAAGAGAAGTATGAACAAATTTCTGGTGTATCCTGTGACATTGAGGACATTAAAAAAAGCATTTGTATTATTATGGAAAGCGGTATTGAGTATGAGTTTCGCACTACCGTATGTCCGTCTCAATTGGACGGTGATGATATTGAGGATATTGCTAAAGCCATTAAGGGAGCGGAAAGATACATATTGCAATCATTCAAACCAAACCATTGTTTGGATACAAGGATGTTACAGATTATACCATATCCCGTAGAGGCACTGAGAGATTTTGCAGCAAGTGCCGGTAAGTATGTCGATTACTGTTGTGTTCGCGGTGAAGAGGGAAAGGTAGTAGCTCGGAATTGGTGA
- a CDS encoding chromosome partition protein — translation MKLKKLELFGFKSFAEKTEIIFEDGITVVVGPNGCGKSNIIDAVKWVLGEQSVKSLRGNEMADVIFNGTDKRPSLGYAEVSLTIQNNKGLLPLEYTEVCITRRLYTSGESEYLINKQASRLKDIRELFIDTGFGADAYSVIEQGNVDALLRADSHERRALFEEAAGISKFKSRKKAALGKLDHVEQNLLRVGDIIEELRKQLRSVKLQASKARKYQEYVEQLKRLKIGLSLKNYRELKDKKITVSEQVNQIEEQNQRIATDIDEIGPQINEIEDVMNQLEQQSAQMQTEMINLEAQISKNQDKIHYDHERIKELEIQHEKYYEQQENLKNKLHETDNRITETKELLTTLEQEIVKFVDAQKMKETAQKQIGLECDLLYQSMDEKKSEVITILQKESGLQNEIGSLTTEKDSLKSRRMRLSKRQEEISSFLDTLVSKHQESMREKHALMEEFTGLEQRVSSSKERIQELMIMIRSLDEQINQQKQQKSSKVSRHEVLMDYEMRSEGVEAGAKTILEESKKEQPTVKGIRGMVGDLLKVDLMYALAIETALGDRVQGIIVDTTDNAVQAITFLQENQKGRAVFFPLDRIKNQSSVPDEILQKPGVIGVASKLVNSTEEVCKAVHGFLSNTIVVKDLNAVLALTGYTKGICYVTLDGELLEPEGTLSGGKKQGQVGIISRKSELKKIEDDLIQIQQTLERLEQNKQNYSDELAELEIETSQLAKRLDQVNISKISKDNELAQNEQKQDELTEEKKINENEIEEIDVEVGGACEREAALQDELKLLNQQHERLEQQVEDASMLVKEKEHLKKNIQDEITTLKVGLAQKQEKQDGLKKSLNKLCAELQEAQELIKHIAHESQSCIQKKLEAEEEIRCLGLQIQELQARRVVLEESIVSLKSRQEEHDLKRIELKTDLEGKQTEHKHIEQQSQELRLKENEYHIRMSNLEERVREEYHLELLNLDATTGEISLELSISQDQPASAAGSQVDFWNAVSQEIEELQGKIERLGNVNLEAIKEQDELEIRETFLVNQKEDLEKSHNALQDLIKKINHTSRELFEKTFCEIRQNFQVMFRKLFGGGKADVILEENVDILEAGIEIMAQPPNKELRSITLLSGGEKVMTTVALLFAVFQTKPSPFCILDEVDAALDESNINRFSHVVKDFTRDTQFLIITHNKVTMSIADVMYGITMQEPGVSKKVAVKFEEIERKVA, via the coding sequence ATGAAGCTTAAAAAATTAGAATTATTCGGATTTAAATCTTTTGCTGAAAAGACGGAAATTATTTTTGAAGATGGAATAACAGTTGTTGTAGGACCGAACGGGTGTGGAAAGAGCAATATCATTGATGCTGTAAAGTGGGTACTGGGGGAACAGAGCGTAAAATCGTTAAGGGGTAATGAAATGGCAGATGTGATCTTTAACGGGACTGATAAGCGTCCATCTCTTGGTTATGCAGAGGTATCCCTGACTATCCAAAATAATAAAGGACTATTACCACTCGAATATACTGAGGTTTGTATTACCCGTCGTTTATATACTTCGGGAGAATCGGAGTACCTTATTAACAAACAGGCAAGCCGGTTAAAAGATATTCGAGAGCTTTTTATAGATACGGGTTTTGGCGCGGATGCCTATTCTGTAATTGAACAAGGCAATGTGGATGCTTTGCTACGGGCGGATTCTCATGAGCGACGGGCATTATTTGAAGAGGCTGCGGGAATTAGTAAATTTAAATCACGAAAGAAAGCTGCTTTGGGTAAACTAGATCATGTTGAACAGAATCTGTTGCGGGTTGGCGATATTATTGAAGAGTTACGGAAACAACTGCGCTCGGTAAAACTCCAGGCATCCAAAGCGAGAAAATATCAGGAATATGTGGAACAACTAAAACGATTAAAGATAGGACTTTCACTGAAGAATTATCGGGAGCTTAAAGATAAGAAGATCACGGTTTCAGAACAAGTAAATCAGATCGAAGAGCAAAACCAGAGAATAGCTACCGATATCGACGAGATCGGGCCTCAAATAAACGAAATCGAAGATGTCATGAATCAATTAGAGCAACAATCAGCGCAGATGCAAACAGAGATGATAAATCTGGAGGCGCAGATATCGAAAAATCAGGATAAGATACACTACGACCACGAACGTATTAAAGAGTTAGAAATTCAGCATGAAAAGTATTACGAGCAGCAGGAAAACCTGAAAAACAAACTACATGAGACAGATAATAGAATCACAGAAACGAAAGAATTATTGACTACGTTAGAGCAGGAAATTGTTAAGTTTGTAGATGCTCAAAAGATGAAAGAAACAGCCCAAAAGCAGATTGGTCTGGAATGCGATTTGTTGTACCAGAGTATGGATGAAAAGAAATCTGAGGTTATCACCATACTTCAAAAAGAGTCTGGCCTTCAAAATGAGATTGGCAGTTTAACTACGGAAAAAGATAGTTTAAAAAGCAGAAGGATGAGGCTTTCGAAAAGACAAGAGGAAATCAGTTCATTTCTGGATACTTTGGTATCTAAACATCAGGAGAGTATGAGAGAAAAACATGCACTGATGGAGGAGTTCACCGGTTTAGAACAAAGAGTATCTTCTTCAAAAGAACGCATACAGGAATTGATGATTATGATACGTTCTTTGGATGAGCAGATTAATCAACAAAAACAACAGAAGAGCAGCAAGGTATCCCGGCACGAAGTTCTTATGGATTACGAGATGCGGTCGGAAGGTGTAGAAGCAGGCGCAAAGACTATTTTAGAAGAATCTAAAAAAGAGCAACCAACGGTAAAGGGTATACGGGGTATGGTTGGTGATCTGTTAAAGGTTGATCTGATGTATGCATTGGCTATTGAGACTGCTTTGGGTGATAGAGTGCAGGGTATTATTGTGGATACTACAGATAACGCTGTACAGGCGATTACCTTCTTACAAGAGAATCAAAAAGGCCGTGCGGTTTTTTTCCCGCTAGACAGAATAAAGAACCAATCCTCTGTTCCCGATGAAATTTTACAAAAACCAGGCGTTATCGGTGTTGCCAGTAAACTGGTAAATAGTACAGAAGAGGTTTGTAAGGCAGTTCATGGGTTTTTAAGCAATACCATTGTTGTAAAAGATCTTAACGCTGTGCTGGCGCTAACCGGTTATACCAAGGGGATTTGTTATGTAACACTTGATGGTGAATTATTAGAGCCTGAAGGTACCCTTAGCGGTGGCAAGAAACAAGGGCAGGTAGGGATTATATCGCGTAAAAGTGAATTAAAGAAAATCGAAGATGATTTGATTCAAATCCAGCAAACCCTTGAAAGATTGGAGCAAAATAAACAGAATTACAGCGATGAGCTTGCCGAACTCGAAATAGAAACATCTCAACTGGCAAAAAGATTGGATCAGGTAAATATTTCAAAAATCTCTAAAGATAATGAACTTGCGCAGAATGAACAAAAGCAAGATGAGCTTACGGAAGAGAAAAAAATCAATGAGAATGAAATAGAAGAGATAGATGTGGAAGTCGGGGGGGCTTGTGAACGGGAGGCAGCTTTACAGGACGAATTAAAGCTTCTCAACCAGCAGCATGAGCGATTGGAGCAGCAGGTTGAGGATGCGTCTATGCTGGTAAAGGAGAAAGAGCACTTAAAAAAGAATATTCAAGATGAGATAACCACCTTAAAGGTTGGCCTTGCTCAAAAACAGGAAAAACAAGATGGACTGAAAAAAAGTCTGAATAAACTTTGTGCTGAACTACAGGAAGCCCAAGAACTAATCAAGCATATTGCCCATGAGAGTCAAAGCTGTATTCAGAAAAAACTGGAGGCAGAAGAGGAAATAAGATGTCTGGGACTCCAGATACAAGAGCTTCAAGCCAGGAGAGTTGTACTGGAAGAGTCAATAGTCTCTCTGAAATCAAGACAGGAAGAACATGATCTTAAACGTATAGAACTAAAGACAGACCTTGAAGGAAAACAGACAGAACACAAACATATTGAACAGCAATCACAGGAATTACGACTGAAGGAAAATGAGTACCATATTCGTATGTCCAATCTGGAGGAGCGCGTTCGGGAAGAGTATCATCTGGAGTTATTAAATTTGGATGCTACCACCGGTGAAATCAGTTTAGAATTAAGTATATCTCAAGACCAACCTGCCAGCGCCGCCGGTTCACAAGTCGATTTCTGGAATGCAGTTTCCCAGGAAATCGAAGAATTGCAGGGAAAAATCGAAAGGTTAGGAAATGTGAACCTGGAAGCAATTAAAGAACAAGATGAACTGGAGATACGCGAAACCTTCCTGGTGAATCAGAAAGAAGATCTTGAAAAATCACATAACGCCTTGCAGGATTTGATAAAAAAAATCAACCATACCAGTCGTGAATTATTCGAGAAAACCTTTTGTGAAATTCGTCAGAATTTCCAGGTAATGTTCAGAAAACTATTTGGCGGAGGTAAAGCCGATGTAATCCTGGAGGAAAATGTGGATATATTAGAGGCGGGAATAGAGATCATGGCGCAACCACCGAATAAAGAGCTTCGCTCAATTACCCTTCTTTCAGGCGGCGAAAAGGTAATGACCACCGTTGCACTTCTTTTTGCTGTATTCCAAACCAAGCCGAGTCCTTTTTGTATTCTGGATGAAGTAGATGCAGCCCTTGACGAGAGTAACATCAATCGGTTCTCCCATGTTGTAAAGGACTTTACCAGGGATACGCAATTCCTTATAATTACCCATAACAAAGTTACCATGAGTATCGCCGACGTGATGTATGGAATTACCATGCAGGAACCGGGAGTTTCCAAAAAGGTAGCTGTTAAGTTTGAGGAAATCGAACGCAAGGTTGCTTGA
- a CDS encoding DNA methylase yields the protein MIPDFKINDLQIFTGDCRKILPALPAESVQCCVTSPPYWGLRDYNHSSQIGAEPSPVQYVKSLVEVFSEVWRVLRKDGTLWLNIGDGYARNGGTGSCGPNAVVGNTKKLIQKRNCKVPDCWGLKDRDLMGIPWRVAFALQEDGWIFRSRITWVKKTAMPESVKNRPTNATEDIFLMSKSPTYYYNATAVREASGANLRNYWLLGPDSSDNGHPATFPRELVRRCILLGSQVGDSILDPFGGSGTTGVVAQELDRSAVLIELNPKYSTFSKERISHGCQKAFRI from the coding sequence ATGATACCAGATTTTAAGATAAATGATTTACAAATATTTACAGGAGATTGCCGCAAAATCCTTCCTGCTCTCCCTGCAGAATCAGTTCAGTGTTGCGTCACTTCTCCACCATATTGGGGTCTTCGCGATTATAATCATTCCTCCCAAATTGGTGCGGAGCCGTCACCGGTTCAATATGTAAAAAGCCTTGTTGAGGTTTTTAGCGAAGTTTGGCGTGTTTTACGTAAAGATGGTACTCTTTGGTTAAACATCGGCGATGGTTATGCACGAAATGGTGGAACTGGTAGTTGCGGCCCAAATGCAGTAGTTGGTAATACAAAAAAGCTTATTCAAAAACGAAATTGCAAAGTTCCAGATTGTTGGGGCTTGAAAGATAGAGATTTAATGGGTATCCCTTGGCGTGTAGCCTTTGCATTACAAGAAGATGGTTGGATATTTAGGTCAAGAATAACTTGGGTTAAAAAAACAGCCATGCCGGAAAGCGTAAAAAACAGGCCAACAAATGCAACCGAAGATATTTTTCTAATGTCAAAATCGCCAACTTATTATTACAATGCAACCGCCGTGAGAGAAGCGTCTGGTGCTAATTTGAGAAACTACTGGCTTCTTGGCCCTGATAGCAGTGATAATGGCCATCCAGCAACCTTTCCACGTGAATTAGTACGCCGTTGCATTCTTCTTGGTAGCCAAGTCGGCGATTCTATATTAGACCCATTTGGTGGCTCTGGAACCACAGGAGTAGTTGCTCAAGAATTAGATCGGAGTGCTGTTCTTATTGAATTAAATCCAAAATATTCCACTTTTTCAAAGGAACGCATAAGCCATGGCTGTCAAAAAGCCTTCCGGATCTAA
- a CDS encoding endonuclease, whose amino-acid sequence MAVKKPSGSKELILNYFLANIGKVLDSKQIQRVSGGAVEWARRVRELRNEEGYQILSHKDRSDLKPGQYLLETIARVPAFKRGISKETRAQVLERNGFTCQMCGVAAGDPDPLGGPRTVRLTIGHILDKSKGGDDTPQNLRAICTNCNEGLQNTALPKPDQIHLLSQARRATINDQRVLLNWLLNKFNLVASPKS is encoded by the coding sequence ATGGCTGTCAAAAAGCCTTCCGGATCTAAAGAATTAATTCTAAATTACTTTTTAGCAAATATTGGTAAAGTTTTAGATTCAAAGCAAATACAGCGTGTGAGTGGCGGTGCTGTTGAATGGGCACGTCGGGTTCGCGAGCTACGTAATGAAGAAGGATATCAAATTCTATCTCACAAAGACCGTTCTGATTTAAAGCCAGGCCAATATCTTCTTGAAACAATTGCTCGTGTCCCTGCTTTTAAACGTGGCATCTCAAAAGAAACACGTGCTCAGGTTTTAGAACGCAATGGTTTTACTTGCCAAATGTGCGGCGTTGCGGCAGGTGACCCAGATCCTCTAGGCGGCCCTCGCACTGTTCGTTTAACAATTGGCCATATTTTGGATAAATCAAAAGGTGGCGACGATACACCGCAAAATCTTCGCGCTATTTGTACTAACTGTAATGAAGGTTTACAAAATACAGCACTACCAAAACCCGACCAAATTCATTTGCTCTCCCAAGCACGTCGTGCAACAATTAATGACCAAAGAGTTTTACTCAATTGGTTGCTAAATAAGTTTAATTTGGTCGCTAGCCCAAAATCTTAG